The sequence below is a genomic window from Escherichia marmotae.
TCAGTTGCGGGAAAGATTTCAGTGCTTCTTCGATACCAATCAGGTGAGCCGGGTTGTGCAGCGGTGCAAAAGAAGCTGCATCTTTGATACCCTGAATAACAGACTCATCGATCACTACGGAGCTGGTATACTTCTCGCCGCCGTGTACGATACGGTGACCGATAGCAGTCAGTTGCGCAGAAAGTTCTGGTTTTTGTGCCAGAATAGTATTAACGATAAAGTTGAGCGCTTCGCTGTGAGCGGCGCCTGCACCTAGAGCCGCTTCTTGTTTATTGCCGTCCATTTTCCATTTGATGCGTGCTTCGGGCAGGTGAAAACATTCGGCTAAACCAGAAAGGTACTCTTCACCATTTACTGCATCGATGATTGCAAATTTCAGTGAAGAACTACCGCAGTTCAGAACCAGTACTAACTTACTCGACATGGAAGTACCTATAATTGATACGTGGCTAAAAAAACGTCAGGGAGCCATAGAGCGTAGCGCATGATGACGCTGACATTTATGATTAACATCATGCACTGCAAATTTTTTTTGCATGATGGAATAAATATCTTGAGTCTATGCCATTTTGCGTAATTTTCAGCCAATGGCATAATGTATATGAATTTGACGACTCAATGAATATGTACTACTTAGGCCTTCAGGCCGCTAAAGGATACCTGATAGTGGGTATGGAAGACAAAATGTTTTGAACGTTGTCCCGCTGAGTTGTGAATTTGCACAAATTTTTGAATATTTATATGTGAAGTTGAGGTGAAGCATGTCAACGCCGGATAATCGTTCTGTTAATTTTTTTAGTTTGTTCCGCCGGGGACAGCACTACTCAAAGACGTGGCCGCTAGAAAAACGCCTTGCCCCGGTGTTTGTTGAAAATCGCGTTATTAAGATGACGCGTTATGCGATCCGCTTTATGCCGCCGATCGCCGTATTTACTCTCTGCTGGCAGATTGCGCTGGGCGGTCAGCTTGGTCCGGCAGTTGCTACAGCATTGTTCGCTCTGAGTTTACCGATGCAGGGATTGTGGTGGCTGGGCAAGCGTTCCGTTACGCCATTACCGCCAGCGATCCTGAGTTGGTTTTATGAAGTTCGCGGTAAATTGCAGGAAGCCGGGCAAGCGTTAGCACCGGTAGAAGGCAAGCCTGACTATCAGGCATTAGCTGACACGCTTAAGCGCGCCTTCAAACAACTGGATAAAACTTTCCTTGATGATTTGTAATTGATCCCTGATTACGCATATAAAAGAAGGCAGACATCGGCCTAATGCCAGTCAGTTAAGCAACTGACTGGCTCTTTTTCGGGGCTGTGGGGTATTTCCAGGGCCTCTCCTTTACCACTCTCGGGAAGGCTCTTTCCCTTCTTGTCGGTAATTTCACAAGTTGTCCCATACTTGCAAGATCGCGCATCAGCTCCGGTATACGTCCCGGTGAAGCGCCCTGCAATGTCATCAGCATTCTCATCACCATTCCGCATGATTCTGAGAAACTCAGTTGATTCGGCCAGTAACCTTTCAGATGTTCTGCCATTTTAATCATCTGATATCTCACCAGATTATAAGCCAGTAAGACACCCCACAGCTCTTGCTCCACAAGCTCCGGCTTTTTACTTCTCAGCGTCAGCCTGCTCAGTTGCATCGTCTGTTTTATCTCCCTGTATCCCAGTTCGATTTCCCAGCGATGACTGTACAGATCCGCCATTTCTCCTCCGGGGAAGCGCATGGCGTCCGTCATCGACGTCAGCAGATGGCAGACTTTTCCTTTGCGCGTCACGGTCAGCAGGCGGGCTGTCACCTCATTTCCCAGCCCCGGCCACTTTTTTCGTGCCTGCGGGCTGGTTTTCAGCTTCACCAGATGATCGCCTTTACCCAGTTTTCTGATCTCTTCATATTGCGCTCCCTTTCTGAGAGGGATCATCCAGTGGCGGTGTTCTCCCGCCTGGCTCCAGGCATTTAACAGTCCCAGTGAGTAATAACCTTTATCCATTAACGTCAGGGTGTTATCGCCGGTTTGTTCTATAAGTTGCTCAGCAAGCTCATTTTCGCTGTTCTTCATCGTGCCGAAGGCTGCAGCCGTCAGCAGATGGCTGGTCAGTTCCATCTGGCAGACCATTTTGACCTGCGGGTAGAGCGCCGGGTTCCCGGCATGTGTCTGGCGGGGGAAGGCTGCATCGTTCTCTGGTGTATC
It includes:
- the yfbV gene encoding terminus macrodomain insulation protein YfbV; translation: MSTPDNRSVNFFSLFRRGQHYSKTWPLEKRLAPVFVENRVIKMTRYAIRFMPPIAVFTLCWQIALGGQLGPAVATALFALSLPMQGLWWLGKRSVTPLPPAILSWFYEVRGKLQEAGQALAPVEGKPDYQALADTLKRAFKQLDKTFLDDL
- a CDS encoding IS4-like element IS4 family transposase, encoding MLIGQALDLVSRYDSLRNPLTSLGDYLDPELISRCLAESGTVTLRKRRLPLEMMVWCIVGMALERKEPLHQIVNRLDIMLPGNRPFVAPSAVIQARQRLGSEAVRRVFTKTAQLWHNTTPHPHWCGLTLLAIDGVFWRTPDTPENDAAFPRQTHAGNPALYPQVKMVCQMELTSHLLTAAAFGTMKNSENELAEQLIEQTGDNTLTLMDKGYYSLGLLNAWSQAGEHRHWMIPLRKGAQYEEIRKLGKGDHLVKLKTSPQARKKWPGLGNEVTARLLTVTRKGKVCHLLTSMTDAMRFPGGEMADLYSHRWEIELGYREIKQTMQLSRLTLRSKKPELVEQELWGVLLAYNLVRYQMIKMAEHLKGYWPNQLSFSESCGMVMRMLMTLQGASPGRIPELMRDLASMGQLVKLPTRRERAFPRVVKERPWKYPTAPKKSQSVA